Proteins from one Telopea speciosissima isolate NSW1024214 ecotype Mountain lineage chromosome 1, Tspe_v1, whole genome shotgun sequence genomic window:
- the LOC122648991 gene encoding abscisic acid receptor PYL8-like: MNGNGYSIMESEYIWRHHRHEARENQCSSEVVKHIKAPVHLVWSLVRRFDQPQKYKPFVSRCVAQGDFEIGSVREVNVKSGLPATTSTERLELLDDNEHILSIRIVGGDHRLRNYSSIISLHPEIIDGRPATLVIESFVVDVPDGNTKDETCYFVQALIKCNLKSLADVSERLAVQDRTEPIHPI; this comes from the exons ATGAACGGTAATGGATATAGCATAATGGAGTCTGAGTATATATGGAGACATCACAGACATGAAGCCAGAGAGAATCAGTGCAGTTCTGAAGTCGTAAAACACATCAAAGCTCCAGTTCATCTC GTTTGGTCTTTGGTGAGGAGATTTGATCAACCGCAGAAGTATAAACCATTTGTCAGCAGGTGCGTTGCACAGGGAGACTTTGAGATTGGCAGTGTTAGAGAAGTAAATGTTAAATCCGGACTCCCAGCCACAACCAGCACCGAAAGGCTTGAATTGCTTGACGATAACGAGCATATCCTCAGCATCCGGATTGTCGGCGGCGATCACAGGCTAAGG aacTATTCATCAATCATTAGCCTTCATCCAGAGATCATTGATGGGAGACCGGCGACACTGGTGATCGAGTCATTTGTGGTGGACGTACCTGATGGGAATACCAAAGATGAAACTTGCTACTTTGTCCAGGCCTTGATTAAGTGCAACCTCAAATCGTTGGCAGATGTCTCTGAGCGACTAGCGGTGCAGGACCGAACCGAACCAATACATCCAATCTAA